From one Bacteroides eggerthii genomic stretch:
- a CDS encoding TolC family protein has product MNMKQAIFSLVFLLAATWAHAQLTLDECQRGAQANYPLVRQYGLIEKAREYDLSNAGKGYLPQFSLSGKATYQSDITELPVEIPGVNIKTAPKDQYQVMLELQQTIWDGGDIRNRKRLTRAASDVDMEKQHVDMYALNDRINQLFFGILLLDEQLKQNQLLQDDLGRTHKQVSNYIINGIATQSDLDAVSVEQLNTKQRRIELETSRQAYINMLSAFIGKEIPAGTILQKPVPEDSNGMGTGINNRPELRLFDAQGEQLRVQEAMLNVRLMPRFGLFVQGAYGNPGLNMLKDEFNAFYMAGVRMSWNFGSLYTLKNDRRRIDNSRRQIETGRDVFLFNTRLQATQQDADVISMRRKMADDDEIIRLRENIRRAAEAKVENGTLTVTDMLREITNENLARQTKALHEVQLLMNIWQLKYTLNN; this is encoded by the coding sequence ATGAATATGAAACAAGCGATTTTCTCTTTAGTTTTCCTGCTTGCAGCTACATGGGCGCATGCCCAGCTTACCTTGGATGAATGTCAGCGCGGGGCGCAGGCGAATTATCCGTTAGTACGTCAGTATGGATTGATAGAAAAGGCACGCGAATATGATCTGTCTAATGCCGGAAAGGGATATTTGCCCCAGTTTTCCCTGTCGGGTAAGGCTACCTATCAAAGTGATATAACCGAACTGCCTGTCGAGATACCGGGAGTCAATATAAAGACTGCTCCAAAAGACCAGTATCAGGTGATGCTCGAACTGCAACAGACCATTTGGGACGGTGGGGATATCCGTAACCGGAAACGCCTTACACGTGCGGCATCGGATGTAGATATGGAAAAGCAGCATGTAGATATGTATGCCTTGAACGACCGTATCAACCAGCTATTCTTCGGTATATTGCTGCTGGACGAACAACTGAAGCAGAATCAACTCTTGCAGGATGATTTGGGAAGAACACATAAGCAGGTGTCAAACTATATAATAAACGGTATAGCTACTCAAAGCGATTTGGATGCCGTCAGCGTGGAGCAACTCAATACCAAACAACGCCGTATCGAATTGGAGACATCACGCCAGGCATACATAAATATGCTTTCTGCTTTTATTGGAAAGGAAATTCCTGCCGGGACCATTTTACAGAAGCCTGTTCCGGAAGATTCGAACGGTATGGGAACCGGAATAAATAATCGTCCGGAACTGCGCCTCTTCGATGCGCAAGGAGAACAGCTAAGAGTGCAGGAAGCTATGTTGAATGTAAGACTGATGCCTCGTTTCGGACTGTTTGTACAGGGCGCTTATGGCAATCCGGGATTGAATATGCTGAAAGATGAATTTAATGCGTTCTATATGGCAGGTGTACGTATGTCATGGAACTTTGGTAGCCTGTATACTTTAAAGAACGACCGCCGCAGGATAGACAATAGCCGCCGGCAGATAGAAACAGGTAGAGATGTATTCCTTTTCAATACCCGCTTGCAGGCTACACAGCAGGATGCAGATGTAATATCCATGCGCAGGAAAATGGCAGATGATGATGAAATCATCCGTTTGCGTGAAAATATCCGTCGTGCAGCTGAGGCTAAGGTGGAAAACGGGACGCTGACTGTTACCGATATGCTTCGTGAAATAACCAATGAGAATTTGGCGCGTCAAACCAAGGCGTTGCATGAAGTGCAACTGCTGATGAACATCTGGCAACTGAAATATACATTGAATAATTAA
- a CDS encoding helix-turn-helix domain-containing protein, giving the protein MEKNKPINVALDDIRYKPEIINNLEYRFINDDLGMVISFIQMGSKLFQIRQPYRAKEGRIIRVLQGTGRISINLIEYEISARKIIIIPDNSLIEMLEISSDYDFQVIMPAYNFLPAMPNFILSETYTRNGIILSLNEEEWTQTELFFILLWKILHSSPYRRETVQHLIVSLLCNLKYIHEQTHTTSSLRLSRQEEIFRRFIALVNEYSKQERSVNFYADKLCLTSHYLSTIIREASGQTVMQWINQSVILEAKVLLKHSNLLIFQISDELNFPNPSFFSKFFKRMTGMTPAEYQKT; this is encoded by the coding sequence ATGGAAAAGAACAAACCTATAAACGTTGCACTAGATGATATACGTTACAAACCGGAAATCATCAATAATCTTGAATACCGATTTATAAACGATGATTTGGGTATGGTTATAAGTTTTATACAAATGGGAAGTAAATTATTCCAGATCAGGCAACCCTATCGTGCCAAAGAAGGACGGATAATTCGTGTTTTGCAAGGAACAGGACGAATTTCCATCAATCTTATCGAGTATGAGATATCTGCCCGTAAGATTATCATAATCCCCGACAATTCTTTGATAGAAATGCTGGAAATCAGTTCTGATTATGATTTTCAGGTCATAATGCCTGCTTACAATTTCCTGCCTGCCATGCCAAATTTTATTTTGTCGGAAACTTACACAAGAAACGGTATCATACTGTCACTTAATGAGGAAGAATGGACCCAAACAGAGCTGTTCTTTATTTTGCTATGGAAGATACTTCATTCTTCACCTTATCGTCGTGAAACCGTACAACATCTCATTGTATCCCTACTTTGTAACCTCAAATATATTCACGAGCAAACACATACCACCTCTTCCCTGCGCCTTTCACGTCAGGAAGAAATATTCCGCCGTTTCATAGCCCTTGTAAACGAATATAGTAAGCAAGAACGTTCCGTCAACTTCTATGCCGACAAGCTATGCCTGACCTCTCATTATCTGAGCACCATTATACGTGAGGCAAGCGGACAGACAGTAATGCAATGGATCAACCAATCCGTTATTCTTGAAGCAAAAGTACTACTGAAGCACAGTAATCTGCTAATCTTCCAAATATCGGATGA
- a CDS encoding HlyD family secretion protein — protein sequence MKSFKLFPVLLFFTACGSGIPKYDATGTFEATDVIVSAEATGKILTLDVEEGTTLRAGQEVGVIDTVQLYLKKLQLEANVKSVEGQRPDILKQVAATKEQIVQAQRERDRVYNLLRVGAANQKQLDDAESLLEVLRKQLAAQNSTLQNSDQSLTWQSSSVGVQVAQIQDQLKKCHIASPLTGTVLAKYAEAGELAAPGTPLFKVADMEQVYLRAYITSEQLSEVKLGQKVTVYSDYGKEVRKEYPGVVTWISDSSEFTPKTILTKDERANLVYAVKVAVKNDGMLKIGMYGGVEFK from the coding sequence ATGAAATCGTTTAAATTATTTCCGGTTCTGCTTTTTTTTACAGCTTGTGGCAGCGGCATCCCGAAATATGACGCTACGGGAACTTTTGAAGCTACCGATGTGATAGTCTCTGCCGAAGCCACCGGAAAGATACTCACTTTGGATGTGGAAGAAGGTACAACATTGAGGGCCGGACAGGAAGTCGGTGTCATTGATACTGTTCAGCTTTATCTCAAAAAGCTTCAGTTGGAGGCGAATGTCAAATCTGTGGAAGGGCAGCGCCCTGATATTCTGAAACAGGTGGCGGCCACTAAAGAACAGATTGTTCAGGCACAACGCGAACGTGACCGCGTGTACAATCTGCTTCGTGTGGGTGCGGCCAATCAAAAACAGTTGGATGACGCCGAATCGCTGCTTGAGGTACTTCGCAAACAACTCGCAGCTCAGAACTCCACCTTGCAGAACAGTGACCAGAGCCTGACGTGGCAAAGTTCATCGGTAGGCGTTCAGGTGGCACAGATTCAGGACCAACTAAAGAAATGTCATATTGCTTCCCCTCTGACGGGAACTGTCCTTGCCAAATATGCGGAAGCGGGAGAACTGGCGGCGCCGGGAACCCCGCTATTCAAGGTTGCCGATATGGAGCAAGTTTATCTGCGTGCCTATATCACTTCCGAACAGCTGTCCGAGGTGAAGCTGGGACAGAAAGTAACGGTCTATTCGGACTACGGCAAGGAGGTCCGGAAAGAATATCCGGGCGTTGTCACTTGGATTTCGGACAGTTCCGAGTTTACTCCGAAAACCATTCTAACGAAGGATGAACGCGCCAATCTGGTATATGCTGTTAAAGTGGCTGTGAAGAATGACGGCATGCTGAAAATAGGAATGTATGGAGGAGTAGAGTTCAAGTGA